One genomic window of bacterium includes the following:
- a CDS encoding response regulator yields the protein MSTISVDFAVNTRLAPNSPDILLVDDEEANRVAYDRTLSASGYTCAEAANASEARAMLQRSAYLLVILDINMPGESGLDLLTHIRTDWPDVAVVMVTGVDDPAQAMKAIEMGAYGYMVKPVRSSELMINVANALFRRSVDAEKMAAMQRLEATVRARTKDLVGALDDLKQSQSETILRLAKLVEFRDEETGRHVERMSHYSRLLARKLGLPESRCAVIQLASQLHDVGKVSVPDGILFKPGKLAPAEFEVMKGHAEAGYRMLANSESEVIQVGATIARTHHERWDGSGYPRNLSEGDIPLEGRIAAVADVFDALTSRRGYRSAFPPGVAVRMIGDERGRQFDPHIVNVFLRAMEEVEVLRQRYED from the coding sequence ATGTCTACGATCTCGGTCGACTTCGCCGTGAACACTCGGCTGGCCCCGAATTCACCAGACATCCTGCTGGTGGACGACGAAGAGGCCAACCGTGTCGCCTACGACCGCACGCTCAGCGCGAGCGGCTACACCTGCGCGGAAGCGGCGAACGCCTCGGAGGCCCGGGCCATGCTCCAGCGGTCCGCCTACCTGCTGGTGATTCTGGACATCAACATGCCGGGCGAATCCGGCCTGGACCTGCTGACACACATCCGGACCGACTGGCCGGACGTGGCGGTGGTGATGGTGACGGGGGTCGACGACCCGGCCCAGGCGATGAAGGCGATCGAGATGGGCGCCTACGGCTACATGGTCAAGCCGGTGCGATCCAGCGAGCTGATGATCAATGTCGCCAACGCGCTTTTTCGGCGCAGCGTCGACGCCGAGAAGATGGCCGCGATGCAGCGGCTGGAAGCCACCGTCCGGGCGCGCACCAAAGACCTGGTCGGCGCCCTGGACGATCTGAAGCAGTCGCAAAGCGAAACGATCCTCAGGCTGGCCAAGTTGGTGGAGTTTCGCGACGAGGAGACCGGGCGTCATGTCGAGCGGATGAGCCATTACTCACGCCTCCTGGCCCGGAAACTCGGTCTGCCGGAGAGCCGCTGCGCCGTGATTCAGCTCGCCAGCCAGCTGCACGACGTCGGCAAGGTGAGCGTCCCGGACGGGATCCTGTTCAAGCCTGGAAAGCTCGCTCCCGCTGAGTTCGAGGTCATGAAGGGCCATGCCGAGGCGGGCTACCGCATGCTCGCCAACTCCGAGTCGGAGGTGATCCAGGTCGGCGCCACGATCGCTCGCACCCACCACGAGCGCTGGGACGGGAGCGGCTACCCGAGGAACCTGTCGGAGGGCGACATACCGCTCGAAGGTCGCATCGCCGCCGTCGCCGACGTTTTCGACGCTCTGACGAGCCGGCGGGGCTACAGGTCGGCGTTTCCTCCGGGCGTGGCGGTCCGCATGATCGGCGACGAGCGCGGCCGCCAGTTCGATCCACACATCGTCAACGTCTTTTTGCGAGCCATGGAAGAGGTGGAGGTCCTGAGGCAGAGATACGAGGACTGA
- a CDS encoding response regulator transcription factor has product MAGSRGDVLIVEDTPESAELFAILVEREGFQPVVCGTAAEALAAFGRARPVAVILDWTLPDAPGTEVCRQMRSLDQVVPIIFASGRDDEASVARGLDAGADDYVGKPIRGGEFIARLEAHVKRTAALRAPP; this is encoded by the coding sequence GTGGCCGGTTCACGGGGCGACGTTCTCATCGTCGAGGACACGCCCGAATCCGCTGAGCTCTTCGCGATCCTGGTCGAGAGGGAAGGCTTTCAGCCGGTGGTGTGCGGCACGGCCGCGGAGGCGCTGGCGGCGTTCGGCCGGGCCAGGCCGGTCGCCGTGATTCTGGACTGGACCCTGCCCGACGCGCCGGGGACCGAGGTCTGCCGCCAGATGCGCTCCCTGGACCAGGTGGTGCCCATCATCTTCGCCAGCGGCCGCGACGACGAGGCCAGCGTCGCCCGGGGCCTCGACGCGGGCGCGGATGACTACGTCGGCAAGCCCATCCGCGGCGGGGAGTTCATCGCCCGCCTGGAGGCGCACGTCAAGCGCACCGCAGCTTTGCGGGCGCCTCCCTAG